A window of the Henckelia pumila isolate YLH828 chromosome 3, ASM3356847v2, whole genome shotgun sequence genome harbors these coding sequences:
- the LOC140890396 gene encoding ATP-dependent Clp protease proteolytic subunit 5, chloroplastic has translation MAQASVCSSSSLAVNSSSLALSSSSISASASKTLSLPFRPLPSRKLRIRSSMYAPQYYAPEKSSRSGVWSIRDDLQVPSSPYFPAYAQSAQGPPPMVQERFMSVISQLFQHRIIRCGGAVDDDMANIIVAQLLYLDAVDPTKDIVMYVNSPGGSVTAGMAIFDTMRHIRPDVSTVCVGLAASMGAFLLSGGTKGKRYSLPNSRIMIHQPLGGAQGGQTDIDIQANEMLHHKANLNGYLAYHTGQSLEKINQDTDRDFFMSAKEAKDYGLIDGVILNPLKAFQPLAVAAEEK, from the exons ATGGCGCAGGCTTCCGTCTGTTCTTCTTCCTCTCTCGCCGTCAACTCATCCTCGCTCGCTCTCTCTTCCTCCTCCATTTCCGCCTCCGCCTCCAAAACCCTCTCCCTTCCGTTCCGGCCTCTCCCTTCCAG AAAATTGAGGATCCGAAGTTCAATGTACGCTCCGCAGTATTATGCGCCGGAAAAGAGCTCACGCAGTGGTGTTTGGTCGATTAG GGATGACTTGCAAGTTCCATCATCACCGTACTTTCCTGCTTATGCGCAAAGTGCACAGGGTCCACCTCCAATGGTTCAAGAACGTTTCATGAGTGTTATCAGCCAGCTTTTTCAACAT AGGATTATACGATGTGGAGGAGCagtagatgatgatatggctAATATAATTGTTGCTCAGTTGCTCTATCTTGATGCTGTTGATCCTACTAAG GATATAGTCATGTATGTAAACTCTCCTGGTGGATCTGTTACAGCTG GCATGGCTATATTTGATACAATGAGGCATATTAGGCCCGACGTCTCAACAGTATGCGTTGGACTAGCAGCTAG TATGGGAGCTTTCCTGTTAAGTGGCGGTACTAAAG GAAAAAGATACAGCCTTCCTAACTCGAGGATAATGATCCATCAGCCTCTAGGTGGCGCACAGGGTGGGCAGACTGACATAGATATTCAG GCTAATGAAATGCTACATCACAAAGCGAATTTGAATGGTTACTTGGCCTACCACACCGGTCAAAGCCTTGAAAAGATCAACCAAGACACCGATCGTGACTTTTTCATGAGTGCTAAAGAGGCCAAAGATTATGGTCTTATAGATGGTGTTATCTTGAATCCTCTCAAAGCCTTCCAGCCCCTTGCAGTTGCTGCCGAAGAAAAGTAG
- the LOC140887011 gene encoding uncharacterized protein, protein MASFLCSTRFFILIFLLSALPIAYIIRSETSEPATHVYHYHSGGWLRECAKWDHSNRRFIVSFFEGGLGVLPVDQGHSPAGSVLEEVVVVENADLGKNSSLGLVVDRPRNRVLVAVADVLGNRYSALAAYDLTTWRRIFLTQLSEPGEKSFSDDVAVDPEGNAYVTDTSGSKIWKVGVDGEFLYTIKSPLFDQKEWYKKLFGLNGIVYHPNGYLLVIHTFSGNLFKIEIGKGDEVKLVNVIGGSIKFGDGLELLSSTKLVVAANPSKLLESSDDWETAGVVGKFSGATHRLVTAATVKDDKVYLSHMFGLGYPKRKHALVEAVFSS, encoded by the exons ATGGCTTCCTTCTTGTGTTCCACCAGATTCTTCATCCTCATCTTCCTCCTCTCCGCGCTTCCCATAGCCTACATCATACGTTCCGAGACCTCGGAGCCCGCCACCCACGTCTACCACTACCACAGCGGCGGCTGGCTCCGGGAGTGCGCCAAGTGGGACCACTCCAACCGCCGCTTCATCGTCTCCTTCTTCGAGGGCGGTCTCGGGGTGCTCCCCGTGGACCAAGGCCACTCGCCGGCGGGGTCTGTTCTGGAGGAGGTCGTCGTGGTCGAGAACGCCGACTTGGGGAAGAATTCGTCTCTCGGTCTCGTCGTGGATCGGCCCAGGAATCGCGTTCTGGTCGCCGTCGCCGATGTGTTGGGAAACCGGTACAGTGCGCTGGCGGCGTACGATCTGACCACGTGGCGTCGGATTTTTCTCACCCAACTCAGCGAACCAG GTGAAAAAAGTTTCTCGGACGACGTAGCTGTTGATCCCGAGGGAAATGCATATGTGACCGATACATCAGGAAGCAAAATTTGGAAGGTTGGAGTGGATGGAGAATTCCTATACACCATTAAGAGCCCCCTCTTTGATCAAAAGGAGTGGTACAAGAAATTGTTTGGACTCAACGGAATTGTCTACCATCCGAACGGATATTTATTAGTCATCCACACTTTCTCCGGCAATCTATTCAAGATTGAAATAGGAAAAGGAGATGAGGTTAAGCTGGTTAATGTAATTGGAGGTTCAATAAAATTTGGAGACGGATTGGAGCTCCTATCTTCCACGAAGCTGGTGGTAGCAGCAAACCCTTCAAAACTGCTCGAAAGTTCTGATGATTGGGAGACGGCTGGAGTAGTGGGCAAGTTCAGCGGTGCAACTCATCGTTTGGTTACAGCTGCAACAGTTAAGGATGACAAGGTATATCTAAGCCACATGTTTGGTTTGGGGTATCCTAAGAGGAAACATGCGCTGGTTGAAGCTGTTTTTTCCTCATGA
- the LOC140893276 gene encoding probable glutamyl endopeptidase, chloroplastic isoform X1 has product MHLYRVYHHFPKPFLLSSTPHSLSPKHFIVPPFSLIQAHPSGIRARPLRSQNLVPFNAAENGRGSNGAAPCSSAATDFEADSSLGNGYCLPPPEIRDIVDSPPLPMLSFSPLRDKILFLKRRSLPPLAELARPELKLAGVRIDGKSNSRSRMSFYTGIGIHQIMDDGTLGPEKEIYGFPSGAKLNFVTWSNDGSCLAFSVRTDEEDGSSSMLSLWVADVVTGKSRHLFHAPDIFLNAVFDNFVWVNDSTLLVCTIPLSRGEPPKRPLVPSSPKIQSNEQKNTIQSRTYQDLLKDEYDEDLFEYYATSQLVLVSLDGTVKEVGAPAIYTSMDPSPDGKYILISSIHKPFSFLVPCGRFPIKVDLWGADGNFLRELCDLPLAEDIPITHNSVRRGKRSINWREDKESSLVWVETQDGGDAKIEVSPRDIIYTEPAEPLENKKPVVLHKLDFRYGGISWCDDSVALVYESWYKTRKTRTWIISPGSESVNPRILFDRSFEDVYSDPGSPMLRRTPTGTYVIAKIKKEGGEGTCVLLNGIGASPQGDIPFLDLFDINTGTKERIWESDKEKYYESVVALMCDHNEGEICVNQLKVLTSKESKTENTQYYILSWPGKKAYQITNFPHPYPQLSSLKKEMIRYERKDGVQLTATLYLPSDYDPSIDGPLPCLMWSYPGEFKSKDAAGQVRGSPNEFAGIGSTSPLLWLARRFAILSGPTIPIIGEGNEEANDSYVEQLVASAEAAVEEVIRRGVARPDKIAVGGHSYGAFMTSNLLAHAPHLFCCGIARSGAYNRTLTPFGFQSEDRTLWDAISTYVNMSPFMSANKIKKPILLIHGEEDNNPGTLTMQSERFFNALKGHGALCRLVILPFESHDYAARESVMHVLWEMDRWLQKYCVASSSEASEDQKGSEENASSITDAGGKAVSVAGRVP; this is encoded by the exons ATGCACCTTTACAGAGTCTACCACCATTTTCCCAAACCATTTCTTCTCTCCTCCACTCCGCATTCTCTCTCTCCCAAGCACTTCATTGTTCCGCCTTTCTCATTGATCCAAGCTCATCCCTCTGGTATCAGAGCTAGACCTTTGAGATCTCAAAATCTCGTCCCCTTCAATGCCGCAGAGAATGGTCGTGGTTCAAACGGTGCCGCTCCTTGCTCCTCCGCAGCCACTGATTTTGAAG CAGATTCATCATTGGGCAATGGATATTGCCTTCCTCCACCAGAGATTAGAGATATTGTTGATTCCCCACCCCTTCCGATGCTATCATTCTCACCTCTCAGGGACAAAATACTATTCCTTAAGAGGAGATCTTTGCCTCCTTTAGCAGAATTGGCAAGACCAGAGTTGAAGCTAGCTGGTGTCAGGATTGATGGAAAATCTAATTCACGGAGTCGAAT GTCATTCTATACTGGTATTGGAATCCACCAGATCATGGACGATGGCACTTTGGGCCCAGAAAAAGAGATATATGGATTTCCAAGTGGTGCTAAACTCAATTTTGTTACCTG gTCAAATGATGGTAGCTGTCTGGCCTTCAGTGTACGAACTGATGAG GAAGATGGCAGCAGTAGCATGCTAAGCCTATGGGTGGCCGATGTCGTAACTGGAAAATCTAGACACCTTTTCCATGCACCAGATATCTTTCTGAATGCAGTATTTGACAA TTTTGTGTGGGTGAATGACTCAACTTTATTGGTTTGCACAATCCCTTTATCTCGTGGAGAACCCCCAAAGAGGCCTTTGGTTCCTTCAAGCCCTAAGATCCAGTCTAATGAGCAAAAGAATACCATTCAATCCAGAACATATCAGGATCTTCTAAAAGATGAATATGATGAAGATTTGTTTGAGTATTACGCAACTTCACAACTTGTTCTGGTATCTCTGGATGGAACAGTGAAAGAAGTTGGAGCGCCAGCTATTTACACGTCAATGGATCCATCTCCAGATGGAAAGTATATTTTAATTAGTTCCATTCACAAACCATTCTCTTTTCTTGTCCCATGTGGCAGATTTCCCATAAAGGTTGATCTATGGGGAGCAGATGGAAATTTTCTGAGAGAACTCTGTGATTTACCTCTTGCTGAGGATATTCCAATAACCCATAATAGTGTCCGAAGAGGAAAGCGCTCAATCAATTGGAGAGAAGACAAGGAATCTTCTCTTGTCTG GGTTGAAACACAGGATGGTGGTGATGCGAAGATAGAAGTCTCTCCTCGTGATATAATTTACACAGAACCTGCTGAGCCACTTGAAAATAAGAAGCCAGTGGTTTTGCATAAACTTGATTTTCGCTATGG AGGGATCTCTTGGTGTGATGATTCCGTTGCATTAGTTTATGAATCTTGGTATAAAACACGGAAAACACGAACATGGATTATTTCACCTGGTTCCGAGAGCGTGAATCCGCGCATACTTTTTGATCGGTCTTTTGAAGATGTTTACTCAGATCCTGGTTCTCCCATGTTGCGGCGAACTCCTACCGGCACTTATGTGATTGCAAAGATTAAGAAAGAAGGTGGCGAAGGCACTTGTGTCTTATTGAATGGAATTGGTGCTTCTCCACAGGGGGATATTCCATTTTTGGATTTGTTTGACAT AAATACAGGCACTAAAGAGAGAATATGGGAAAGCGACAAGGAAAAGTATTATGAGAGTGTAGTTGCGCTGATGTGTGATCATAATGAAGGGGAAATATGTGTTAATCAGTTAAAGGTATTAACTTCTAAAGAATCTAAGACTGAAAACACCCAATATTACATACTGAGTTGGCCAGGAAAGAAAGCATATCAGATTACTAATTTCCCTCATCCATACCCTCAACTGTCTTCGTTAAAAAAAGAGATGATTAGGTATGAGAGGAAGGATGGGGTTCAACTTACTGCTACTCTCTATCTACCATCAGATTATGATCCTTCAATAGATGGGCCGCTTCCGTGTTTAATGTGGTCTTACCCTGGAGAGTTCAAAAGTAAAGATGCAGCTGGACAAGTACGTGGTTCCCCAAATGAGTTTGCTGGCATTGGTTCAACTTCTCCCCTACTTTGGCTAGCAAGAAG GTTTGCTATCTTATCAGGGCCAACAATTCCCATCATTGGTGAGGGTAATGAAGAAGCAAATGACAG CTATGTTGAGCAACTTGTTGCGAGTGCAGAGGCTGCAGTTGAGGAAGTTATTCGCCGGGGC GTGGCTCGCCCTGACAAAATCGCTGTTGGAGGTCACTCCTATGGGGCTTTCATGACGTCAAATCTCCTCGCTCACGCACCCCATCTTTTCTGCTGTGGAATTGCTCGTTCTGGAGCATATAACAGAACCCTTACGCCATTTGGTTTTCAG AGTGAGGATAGAACACTGTGGGATGCCATTTCTACCTATGTTAATATGAGTCCATTCATGTcggcaaataaaattaaaaagcctATTCTGCTAATCCACGGAGAGGAAGACAACAATCCAGGGACCTTGACAATGCAG TCAGAACGGTTCTTTAACGCTTTGAAAGGCCATGGTGCGCTTTGTCGCCTTGTTATCCTTCCCTTTGAGAGCCATGATTATGCAGCAAGAGAGAGTGTGATGCATGTCCTTTGGGAAATGGACAGATGGCTGCAAAAATATTGTGTGGCTAGTTCATCAGAAGCAAGTGAAGATCAAAAGGGGTCTGAAGAAAATGCTAGCAGCATCACAGATGCTGGAGGAAAAGCTGTCAGTGTAGCTGGAAGAGTTCCATAG
- the LOC140891807 gene encoding uncharacterized protein has product MDQSRVPQMEGTGVTVRKRRTQTSRRPKSDAPAFHSDQSPRFSTPHSDDASKVSSDENVADSNSGGKMFNLNQCLSRSLPVSGSDGGSNVSVSSGVIGDGTGGENRPKKVKLKVGGVTRTIQTKSSSNGASSSRSSTKIDQSSDNTRTRQHFIPQENSDEYHSSPVEKKSGFQGIPWKDFSKGGFSLKREDMGRIPAKNGVDKQFDKPDLVRKSKRMPKKRVLDGEFDEDDDDEIRYLEKLKTSKISVVRDLEAESIRKKRKVGKYDNMEDVGRPGRDMRKSRSGDMDYMDEEEPLSDGEEHEGKKKKQKKDLSELPAENKRELALTSRQRALLSKDASSPSAAGQVEFPNGLPPAPPRKQKEVLTEVEQQMKKAEAAQRRRMQNEKAARESEAEAIRKILGQDSSRKKREEKMKKRQEELAQEKAANAQFLSSNTIRWVMGPAGTTLSFSPDMGLPKIFNSNPCGYPAPREKCAGPSCTNPYKYRDSKSKLPLCSLQCYKAIN; this is encoded by the exons ATGGATCAATCTAGGGTTCCCCAAATGGAGGGTACCGGAGTTACTGTGAGAAAAAGGAGAACCCAAACCTCACGCCGACCTAAATCTGATGCTCCGGCATTTCATTCTGACCAATCCCCCAGATTTTCGACCCCACATTCAGATGACGCAAGTAAGGTCTCGAGTGATGAGAACGTTGCCGATTCTAACTCTGGGGGAAAAATGTTCAATTTGAATCAGTGTTTATCAAGGTCCTTGCCAGTTAGTGGATCTGATGGAGGATCGAATGTTTCTGTTAGTAGTGGTGTGATTGGGGATGGAACAGGTGGTGAGAACAGGCCAAAAAAAGTTAAATTGAAAGTTGGTGGTGTTACGAGAACAATTCAAACCAAATCCAGTTCTAATGGGGCATCCAGTAGCAGATCTTCAACAAAGATCGATCAATCATCAGACAACACTCGAACGCGACAGCATTTTATTCCACAG GAAAATTCCGATGAATATCACTCTTCACCTGTAGAAAAGAAAAGTGGCTTCCAAGGGATTCCATGGAAAGATTTCTCGAAAGGTGGATTTAGTCTGAAGAGGGAGGATATGGGGAGGATTCCGGCAAAGAATGGAGTGGACAAGCAATTTGATAAGCCAGATTTAGTTCGTAAAAGCAAAAGGATGCCTAAAAAACGAGTATTGGATGGGGAATTtgatgaggatgatgatgatgagatTCGATACCTTGAGAAACTCAAGACTTCGAAAATATCTGTAGTCAGGGATTTGGAGGCAGAATCAATCAGAAAAAAACGCAAGGTTGGAAAGTATGACAATATGGAAGATGTAGGAAGACCTGGTAGAGATATGAGGAAGTCGAGATCTGGGGACATGGACTATATGGATGAAGAAGAACCATTGTCTGATGGGGAGGAGCACgaaggaaagaagaaaaaacaaaagaaagatCTGTCAGAGTTACCAGCagaaaacaaaagggaattggCTCTTACTTCCCGTCAGCGAGCCCTTTTAAGTAAGGATGCTTCTTCTCCATCCGCAGCAGGTCAAGTTGAATTCCCAAATGGCTTACCACCAGCTCCTCCTCGAA AGCAAAAGGAGGTCTTGACTGAAGTCGAGCAACAAATGAAGAAGGCTGAGGCTGCTCAGAGACGTAGAATGCAAAATGAGAAAGCAGCCCGTGAATCAGAG GCTGAGGCAATTCGAAAAATACTCGGTCAAGATTCAAGTAGGAAGAAGAGAGAAGAGAAGATGAAGAAACGCCAGGAAGAGTTGGCTCAG gaAAAGGCGGCGAACGCTCAATTTCTTTCATCAAACACCATTAGATGGGTCATGGGTCCTGCTGGAACCACTCTCTCTTTCTCCCCCGACATGGGtttgcccaaaatttttaactcCAATCCTTGCGG CTATCCAGCTCCGCGCGAGAAGTGTGCTGGCCCTTCTTGTACCAATCCTTACAAGTACCGTGATTCTAAGTCAAAGCTCCCTCTTTGCAGTCTCCAATGCTACAAGGCGATCAACTGA
- the LOC140887010 gene encoding DELLA protein RGL2-like, protein MVGEAAFSFQWDDDILPDDCDPLVGYAKDKTILVSEEHQWFNMDDGEFMDLFCSVFGHENSVEKKAELFGHNEQKLDSDTWIQNDHFMPDLEEFKENLQPSVSELRKPVKEKPDSISLASWDLLNSYGKGFKMSRGENLKDLIEETPVGVQKLSTEEILRVAGEKFIQFSTNRIDGISMFIHPYVGSSLSGLSMDEARDVELVHLLLSAAENVHSGRFDVASKLISRCLWVASDSGSPVQRVAFYFAEALQQRIYREKVWITGEKMRNQPVKREACLALGTNNTFLAVHQELPFAQVTQLAAIQAIIENVKTSRKIHLIDLQVRSGIQWTALMQGLADCSIQYLKITAVTTTDVQEAKDTGKRLLSFAQSFNLPFIFKVLNLKDMKDFKEDLLDVEADETLVIYSYMMLRTMISTPDRLEILMRAVTRLRPALMVVTEVEANHNSSSFVDRFIEALFFYSVFFDCLEDCMEKNNKFRTILERTYFGEGIINIVSTESQERVTRNVKIDVWRAFLVRFGMEEIDLSESSRYQASLVLKRFSHGSSCTLEYNGKGLFVGWKGTPLHSLTAWKFK, encoded by the coding sequence ATGGTGGGAGAAGCTGCTTTCTCATTTCAATGGGATGATGATATTCTTCCAGATGATTGTGATCCTCTGGTTGGATATGCAAAAGATAAAACGATTTTGGTGAGCGAAGAACATCAATGGTTCAACATGGATGACGGCGAATTCATGGATTTATTTTGTTCAGTGTTTGGCCATGAAAATTCCGTGGAGAAAAAGGCCGAGTTATTTGGACATAATGAACAGAAACTTGATTCCGATACGTGGATTCAGAACGACCATTTTATGCCTGATCTTGAGGAATTCAAAGAAAATCTGCAGCCATCAGTGTCAGAACTCAGAAAACCTGTTAAAGAAAAGCCAGATTCAATCTCTCTTGCATCATGGGACCTCTTGAATAGTTATGGTAAGGGATTCAAGATGTCGAGGGGCGAGAACTTGAAGGATCTGATCGAGGAGACACCCGTTGGTGTACAGAAATTATCGACAGAAGAAATCTTGAGAGTTGCTGGAGAGAAGTTCATCCAATTTTCCACCAATAGAATTGATGGGATTTCCATGTTTATCCACCCTTATGTTGGTTCTTCCCTCTCAGGGCTTTCCATGGATGAAGCAAGGGATGTGGAGCTCGTGCATCTTCTCCTATCGGCAGCAGAAAACGTGCACAGTGGACGCTTTGATGTTGCAAGTAAATTGATTTCGCGATGCCTGTGGGTGGCATCTGATTCAGGTTCACCGGTCCAGCGTGTGGCCTTCTACTTTGCTGAGGCTCTTCAACAGAGGATTTACAGAGAAAAAGTGTGGATCACTGGTGAGAAGATGAGAAACCAACCTGTAAAACGAGAGGCATGTCTCGCCTTGGGTACAAACAACACATTCTTGGCAGTGCACCAAGAGCTGCCCTTTGCTCAAGTTACGCAGTTGGCTGCAATACAAGCCATTATTGAGAATGTGAAGACATCTCGCAAGATCCATTTGATTGATCTCCAAGTAAGGAGTGGAATCCAATGGACGGCCTTGATGCAAGGGCTCGCAGATTGCTCAATCCAATATCTCAAAATAACCGCGGTGACAACAACTGATGTACAGGAAGCGAAGGACACAGGCAAGAGACTGCTGAGTTTTGCTCAGTCTTTCAACCTGCCTTTTATTTTCAAGGTTCTTAATCTAAAAGACATGAAAGATTTTAAGGAAGATCTGTTGGATGTAGAGGCTGATGAAACTTTGGTCATATACTCGTACATGATGTTAAGAACAATGATATCGACACCCGACCGTTTGGAGATTCTAATGAGAGCAGTAACAAGACTCAGGCCAGCTCTAATGGTGGTCACTGAAGTGGAGGCCAATCACAATTCCTCTTCATTTGTGGATCGTTTCATTGAAGCACTTTTCTTTTACAGCGTGTTTTTTGACTGTCTGGAAGATTGCATGGAGAAAAACAATAAATTCAGAACTATACTTGAAAGAACTTATTTTGGTGAAGGGATAATCAATATAGTTTCAACAGAGAGCCAAGAAAGGGTCACTAGGAATGTCAAAATAGACGTTTGGAGGGCATTTTTAGTGAGGTTTGGTATGGAGGAAATCGATCTGAGCGAGTCGTCAAGGTATCAAGCTAGTTTAGTTTTGAAGCGGTTTTCACATGGGAGCTCATGCACTCTAGAATATAATGGAAAGGGCCTTTTTGTTGGATGGAAGGGGACACCGTTGCATTCTCTTACAGCTTGGAAGTTCAAATAG
- the LOC140893276 gene encoding probable glutamyl endopeptidase, chloroplastic isoform X2: MHLYRVYHHFPKPFLLSSTPHSLSPKHFIVPPFSLIQAHPSGIRARPLRSQNLVPFNAAENGRGSNGAAPCSSAATDFEDSSLGNGYCLPPPEIRDIVDSPPLPMLSFSPLRDKILFLKRRSLPPLAELARPELKLAGVRIDGKSNSRSRMSFYTGIGIHQIMDDGTLGPEKEIYGFPSGAKLNFVTWSNDGSCLAFSVRTDEEDGSSSMLSLWVADVVTGKSRHLFHAPDIFLNAVFDNFVWVNDSTLLVCTIPLSRGEPPKRPLVPSSPKIQSNEQKNTIQSRTYQDLLKDEYDEDLFEYYATSQLVLVSLDGTVKEVGAPAIYTSMDPSPDGKYILISSIHKPFSFLVPCGRFPIKVDLWGADGNFLRELCDLPLAEDIPITHNSVRRGKRSINWREDKESSLVWVETQDGGDAKIEVSPRDIIYTEPAEPLENKKPVVLHKLDFRYGGISWCDDSVALVYESWYKTRKTRTWIISPGSESVNPRILFDRSFEDVYSDPGSPMLRRTPTGTYVIAKIKKEGGEGTCVLLNGIGASPQGDIPFLDLFDINTGTKERIWESDKEKYYESVVALMCDHNEGEICVNQLKVLTSKESKTENTQYYILSWPGKKAYQITNFPHPYPQLSSLKKEMIRYERKDGVQLTATLYLPSDYDPSIDGPLPCLMWSYPGEFKSKDAAGQVRGSPNEFAGIGSTSPLLWLARRFAILSGPTIPIIGEGNEEANDSYVEQLVASAEAAVEEVIRRGVARPDKIAVGGHSYGAFMTSNLLAHAPHLFCCGIARSGAYNRTLTPFGFQSEDRTLWDAISTYVNMSPFMSANKIKKPILLIHGEEDNNPGTLTMQSERFFNALKGHGALCRLVILPFESHDYAARESVMHVLWEMDRWLQKYCVASSSEASEDQKGSEENASSITDAGGKAVSVAGRVP; this comes from the exons ATGCACCTTTACAGAGTCTACCACCATTTTCCCAAACCATTTCTTCTCTCCTCCACTCCGCATTCTCTCTCTCCCAAGCACTTCATTGTTCCGCCTTTCTCATTGATCCAAGCTCATCCCTCTGGTATCAGAGCTAGACCTTTGAGATCTCAAAATCTCGTCCCCTTCAATGCCGCAGAGAATGGTCGTGGTTCAAACGGTGCCGCTCCTTGCTCCTCCGCAGCCACTGATTTTGAAG ATTCATCATTGGGCAATGGATATTGCCTTCCTCCACCAGAGATTAGAGATATTGTTGATTCCCCACCCCTTCCGATGCTATCATTCTCACCTCTCAGGGACAAAATACTATTCCTTAAGAGGAGATCTTTGCCTCCTTTAGCAGAATTGGCAAGACCAGAGTTGAAGCTAGCTGGTGTCAGGATTGATGGAAAATCTAATTCACGGAGTCGAAT GTCATTCTATACTGGTATTGGAATCCACCAGATCATGGACGATGGCACTTTGGGCCCAGAAAAAGAGATATATGGATTTCCAAGTGGTGCTAAACTCAATTTTGTTACCTG gTCAAATGATGGTAGCTGTCTGGCCTTCAGTGTACGAACTGATGAG GAAGATGGCAGCAGTAGCATGCTAAGCCTATGGGTGGCCGATGTCGTAACTGGAAAATCTAGACACCTTTTCCATGCACCAGATATCTTTCTGAATGCAGTATTTGACAA TTTTGTGTGGGTGAATGACTCAACTTTATTGGTTTGCACAATCCCTTTATCTCGTGGAGAACCCCCAAAGAGGCCTTTGGTTCCTTCAAGCCCTAAGATCCAGTCTAATGAGCAAAAGAATACCATTCAATCCAGAACATATCAGGATCTTCTAAAAGATGAATATGATGAAGATTTGTTTGAGTATTACGCAACTTCACAACTTGTTCTGGTATCTCTGGATGGAACAGTGAAAGAAGTTGGAGCGCCAGCTATTTACACGTCAATGGATCCATCTCCAGATGGAAAGTATATTTTAATTAGTTCCATTCACAAACCATTCTCTTTTCTTGTCCCATGTGGCAGATTTCCCATAAAGGTTGATCTATGGGGAGCAGATGGAAATTTTCTGAGAGAACTCTGTGATTTACCTCTTGCTGAGGATATTCCAATAACCCATAATAGTGTCCGAAGAGGAAAGCGCTCAATCAATTGGAGAGAAGACAAGGAATCTTCTCTTGTCTG GGTTGAAACACAGGATGGTGGTGATGCGAAGATAGAAGTCTCTCCTCGTGATATAATTTACACAGAACCTGCTGAGCCACTTGAAAATAAGAAGCCAGTGGTTTTGCATAAACTTGATTTTCGCTATGG AGGGATCTCTTGGTGTGATGATTCCGTTGCATTAGTTTATGAATCTTGGTATAAAACACGGAAAACACGAACATGGATTATTTCACCTGGTTCCGAGAGCGTGAATCCGCGCATACTTTTTGATCGGTCTTTTGAAGATGTTTACTCAGATCCTGGTTCTCCCATGTTGCGGCGAACTCCTACCGGCACTTATGTGATTGCAAAGATTAAGAAAGAAGGTGGCGAAGGCACTTGTGTCTTATTGAATGGAATTGGTGCTTCTCCACAGGGGGATATTCCATTTTTGGATTTGTTTGACAT AAATACAGGCACTAAAGAGAGAATATGGGAAAGCGACAAGGAAAAGTATTATGAGAGTGTAGTTGCGCTGATGTGTGATCATAATGAAGGGGAAATATGTGTTAATCAGTTAAAGGTATTAACTTCTAAAGAATCTAAGACTGAAAACACCCAATATTACATACTGAGTTGGCCAGGAAAGAAAGCATATCAGATTACTAATTTCCCTCATCCATACCCTCAACTGTCTTCGTTAAAAAAAGAGATGATTAGGTATGAGAGGAAGGATGGGGTTCAACTTACTGCTACTCTCTATCTACCATCAGATTATGATCCTTCAATAGATGGGCCGCTTCCGTGTTTAATGTGGTCTTACCCTGGAGAGTTCAAAAGTAAAGATGCAGCTGGACAAGTACGTGGTTCCCCAAATGAGTTTGCTGGCATTGGTTCAACTTCTCCCCTACTTTGGCTAGCAAGAAG GTTTGCTATCTTATCAGGGCCAACAATTCCCATCATTGGTGAGGGTAATGAAGAAGCAAATGACAG CTATGTTGAGCAACTTGTTGCGAGTGCAGAGGCTGCAGTTGAGGAAGTTATTCGCCGGGGC GTGGCTCGCCCTGACAAAATCGCTGTTGGAGGTCACTCCTATGGGGCTTTCATGACGTCAAATCTCCTCGCTCACGCACCCCATCTTTTCTGCTGTGGAATTGCTCGTTCTGGAGCATATAACAGAACCCTTACGCCATTTGGTTTTCAG AGTGAGGATAGAACACTGTGGGATGCCATTTCTACCTATGTTAATATGAGTCCATTCATGTcggcaaataaaattaaaaagcctATTCTGCTAATCCACGGAGAGGAAGACAACAATCCAGGGACCTTGACAATGCAG TCAGAACGGTTCTTTAACGCTTTGAAAGGCCATGGTGCGCTTTGTCGCCTTGTTATCCTTCCCTTTGAGAGCCATGATTATGCAGCAAGAGAGAGTGTGATGCATGTCCTTTGGGAAATGGACAGATGGCTGCAAAAATATTGTGTGGCTAGTTCATCAGAAGCAAGTGAAGATCAAAAGGGGTCTGAAGAAAATGCTAGCAGCATCACAGATGCTGGAGGAAAAGCTGTCAGTGTAGCTGGAAGAGTTCCATAG